The following proteins come from a genomic window of Meriones unguiculatus strain TT.TT164.6M chromosome 13 unlocalized genomic scaffold, Bangor_MerUng_6.1 Chr13_unordered_Scaffold_34, whole genome shotgun sequence:
- the LOC110544305 gene encoding zinc finger protein 431-like, with amino-acid sequence MGSKEERNPHWLLPCQSALTYNDVHVNFTREEWALLDPSQRSLYKEVMLETYRNFTAIGYNLEYHNIEEHCQSSRRHARFENSHSGEKASEDTRYDEFFTHPISPHTYKSIHTGEDRYECNQNGNAFAYNSHLLTHKRTHIGEKPYECNQRGKASARNSNLLIHEKSYNGEKPYECNECGKAFARNSALLVHERTHSGEKPYECNQCGKAFAYNSSLQIHKRTHTGEKPYECKECGKAFTSYKTLLGHERTHTGEKPYQCNQCGKAFARSSHLVVHKRTHTGEKPYECNQCSKAFARSSNLVVHKRTHTGEKPYECNQCGKGFKHSSSLLLHKKTHTGEKPYECKQCAKAFARNSRLVVHKRTHTGEKPYECNQCSKAFARSSHLVVHKRTHSEEKPYECNQCGKAFKHNSNLLHKITNTGEKPYECNQCANT; translated from the exons agtgcattgacctacaatgatgtgcatgtgaacttcactcgagaagagtgggctttgctggatccttcccagaggagtCTCTACAAAGaggtgatgctggagacctacaggaacttcactgctatag gatacaatttggaatatcataatattgaagagcattgtcaaagttctagaagacatgcaag GTTTGAAAATAGTCATAGTGGAGAGAAAGCCTCTGAAGATACTCGATATGATGAATTCTTTACACATCCCATTAGTCCCCACACATATAAAAGCATACATACTGGTGAGGATCGCTATGAATGTAACCAAAATGGTAATGCATTTGCATATAACAGTCACCTCCTAacacataaaaggacacatattggagagaaaccttatgaatgtaaccaacgGGGTAAAGCCTCTGCAcgtaacagtaatctcctaatacATGAAAAAAGttacaatggagagaaaccttatgaatgtaacgaatgtggaaaagcctttgcacgtaacagtgCTCTCCTagtacatgaaagaactcactctggagagaaaccttatgaatgtaaccaatgcggtaaagcctttgcatataacagtagtctccaaatacataaaagaactcacactggagagaaaccttatgaatgtaaagaatgtggaaaagcctttacAAGTTACAAAACTCTCCTAggacatgaaagaactcacactggagagaaaccatatcaatgtaaccaatgtggtaaagcctttgcacggagcagtcatctggtagtacataaaagaactcacactggagagaaaccttacgaatgtaaccaatgcagtaaagcctttgcacggagCAGTAATctggtagtacataaaagaactcacactggagagaaaccttatgaatgtaaccaatgtggtaaaggctttaAACATAGCAGTAGTCTCCTGCTACATAAaaaaactcacactggagagaaaccttatgaatgtaaacaatgcgCTAAAGCCTTTGCACGGAACAGTCGTctggtagtacataaaagaactcacactggagagaaaccttatgaatgtaaccaatgcagtaaagcctttgcacggagcagtcatctggtagtacataaaagaactcactctgaagagaagccttatgaatgtaaccaatgtggtaaagcctttaaacATAACAGTAATCTGCTACATAAAATAactaacactggagagaaaccttatgaatgtaaccagtgtgctAACACGTGA